The following are encoded together in the Diabrotica undecimpunctata isolate CICGRU chromosome 7, icDiaUnde3, whole genome shotgun sequence genome:
- the anchor gene encoding lysosomal cholesterol signaling protein: protein MDEVYDVGTSFENLYPALTQCFAIIICGYVAGRMNWISETEAKGINTFIGTFSLPSLIFMSLAEIELSQVNWIFLLSILIAKSIVFFSVIIVTLLVGRPLKLGRAGIFAIFCTQSNDFAIGYPIVAALYKHTHPEYATYLYLMAPISLAILNPISFILMEIGKRRRDEGSEQILINDGEISNNLNSHRERLKLAVSVFKNIFMNPIIFMTILGILGNAVFKHNVPIYLGGTLKVLGSAFSASALFLLGLRMVGKVHKLKGATLVVPGILIMVKLLMLPIVTRETISLLHAGQNATETVDLSTYGFLYGTFPSAPTVFVFANQYSIDVDLIASAMVVCTFVSAPLMFVSAKMITITNCDPSEYIKQLDSFTLDISILSLIASFWVLMVLIVTKKILKVPHKITSALVISQLIGCLGAILWNTLHQKEGLAGYIQFSLFSIGVYSTRLWTMILAITLLFLQCRSLCYVLKLQPVFLLIGWGLPILLAALLLVFDKESTTPFEKRNPNFVYGASQAIIAVSLLVLCFIVTVGCLILHQRYRRRFTRYMDLSHDIASDQEQSQSTPEAETTADTAALSPNPSTSSDSGVGSVKAQKCCGLPTIAEGCCESQESPVVDIEDLLGDFDKKSSSTEIKGYLSVLSEEGMSPTGDGLCPTRYGCAGPTREMCQGVVRQYQQQIDDDLELIEEEPESHEPQILRHTVLLILLLCSMFVGLALSIWTLVMEQMSGIYIELSFLDATLNFGQSIIVFAIFGLNTKEIMLPLLKYWRKIWYGANTLNLPAWHELSSETKHICDQFVTHHLQNCRSAIATDKRWRIKIYKNVFSGETFVGWLIEVGLARDRVEAVNYARHLVEGKVLRHINGVYHFYDRNLLYTFV, encoded by the exons ATGGATGAGGTCTACGACGTTGGGACTTCCTTTGAGAACCTATATCCAGCTTTAACACAATGTTTTGCCATTATCATTTGCGG GTATGTTGCTGGAAGGATGAACTGGATATCAGAGACAGAGGCCAAAGGCATAAATACTTTCATAGGGACTTTTTCATTGccttcattaatttttatgtCCCTAGCTGAAATAGAACTTAGCCAAGTAAATTGGATATTTTTGTTATCCATTTTGATAGCAAagagtattgtatttttttctgtgATAATTGTTACCCTCTTAGTCGGTAGGCCTCTGAAGTTGGGAAGAGCTGGTATATTTGCCATATTTTGCACACAAAGTAATGATTTCGCTATTGGTTATCCCATTG TTGCTGCTTTATATAAACATACTCATCCAGAGTATGCCACATATCTGTATCTAATGGCCCCAATCAGCTTAGCCATTTTAAATCCCATATCATTCATCTTAATGGAGATTGGAAAAAGGAGAAGAGACGAGGGCAGTGAACAAATATTGATCAATGATGGAGAAATTTCCAACAATTTGAATTCACACAGAGAAAGATTAAAATTGGCTGTATCTGTCTTTAAGAATATATTTATGAACCCCATTATTTTTATGACCATTTTAGGAATATTAGGAAATGCGGTTTTTAAGCACAATGTTCCTATTTATTTAGGAGGAACGCTAAAG GTCCTAGGCTCAGCTTTTTCAGCCAGTGCTCTATTTCTTTTGGGATTAAGAATGGTTGGAAAAGTGCACAAGTTGAAAGGCGCTACATTAGTTGTACCAGGAATTTTAATCATGGTTAAATT GTTAATGTTACCAATTGTTACAAGAGAGACCATTAGCCTTCTACATGCAGGTCAGAATGCAACCGAAACTGTAGATCTGAGTACCTATGGGTTTTTGTATGGTACATTTCCTTCTGCACCTACCGTCTTCGTTTTTGCCAACCAATATTCAATAGATGTAGACCTG ATTGCTAGCGCTATGGTGGTTTGCACTTTTGTTAGTGCTCCTTTGATGTTTGTTTCCGCAAAAATGATCACAATCACGAACTGTGATCCTTCAGAATATATAAAGCAACTGGATTCATTTACTTTGGATATAAGTATATTGAGTCTTATTGCCTCATTTTGGGTACTCATGGTACTTATCGTAACAAAGAAGATCCTGAAAGTACCTCATAAAATAACATCTGCATTAGTTATATCTCAA CTTATTGGTTGCCTTGGGGCGATATTATGGAACACACTACACCAGAAAGAAGGTTTGGCGGGCTACATACAATTTTCACTGTTCAGCATTGGTGTGTATAGTACTAGATTGTGGACAATGATTTTGGCCATAACTTTACTGTTTTTACAATGTAGGAGCTTGTGCTATGTGCTAAAGTTACAACCTGTGTTTCTGCTCATCGGATGGGG GCTTCCTATATTACTAGCTGCATTACTGTTGGTATTTGACAAAGAAAGTACTACGCCCTTTGAAAAAAGAAATCCAAATTTCGTATATGGAGCATCTCAAGCTATCATAGCGGTTTCTCTATTGGTTCTTTGTTTCATAG tgACTGTTGGGTGTCTTATACTTCACCAACGATATCGTAGACGATTTACTCGATACATGGATCTTTCGCATGACATTGCTTCAGATCAAGAACAATCACAATCTACTCCGGAAGCCGAAACTACAGCGGACACTGCTGCTTTAAGTCCAAACCCAAGCACCAGTTCAGATAGCGGCGTAG gaAGCGTTAAGGCACAAAAGTGTTGCGGGTTGCCGACGATCGCTGAAGGTTGCTGTGAAAGTCAGGAGAGCCCAGTGGTAGATATTGAAGATCTTTTAGGAGACTTCGATAAAAAATCTAGTAGTACAGAAATTAAAGGATATCTTTCTGTGTTGAGTGAAGAAGG AATGAGTCCAACTGGGGACGGTCTCTGTCCTACGAGGTATGGTTGCGCCGGACCAACAAGGGAAATGTGCCAGGGAGTTGTAAGGCAGTATCAACAGCAGATAGACGACGATCTCGAACTTATCGAAGAGGAACCCGAATCTCATGAACCACAGATCTTAAGACATACGGTTTTGTTGATTTTGTTGTTGTGTTCAATGTTCGTG GGTCTTGCTCTATCAATTTGGACACTAGTCATGGAACAAATGTCGGGAATATACATCGAATTGTCATTCTTGGATGCCACTCTTAATTTTGGTCAAAGTATCATAGTATTTGCGATATTCGGCTtgaacaccaaagaaataatgTTACCACTGTTGAAGTATTGGAGAAAGATATGGTACGGCGCCAATACGTTAAATCTGCCAGCTTGGCATGAACTTAGTTCAGAAACGAAACATATCTGTGATCAGTTTGTGACCCACCATCTTCAGAACTGTCGGTCGGCCATCGCTACAGACAAACG CTGGAGAATCAAGATCtataaaaatgtgttttctgGCGAAACCTTCGTGGGATGGTTGATAGAAGTGGGTCTCGCGAGAGACCGAGTAGAAGCTGTGAATTACGCTAGGCATCTCGTGGAAGGAAAAGTGCTAAGGCATATTAATGGAGTATATCACTTTTATGATAGAAATTTACTTTACACATTTGTCTAA